AAAATAAAAAGACTTTTGCATAAAATGCCTCACTGACTGAAAGTGAGGCATTTTTTTGTTAATAACGTTGAACAAAGCTACTCGTAAATCGTTTAGAAAAGGTATTTATATCTAACTAAAACAAAAAAACTATGGGAAAATTTGTTATTACCACCAGAAAAAGTGGTGAGTTTCAGTTCAATCTTAAGGCCGGAAACGGACAGGTGATCTTATCGAGTGAGGGTTACTCTACCAAAACCGCGTGCTTGAACGGCGTGGAATCTGTAAAGAAGAATTCGCAAGAGGATGCCCGTTTTGAAAAAAACGTGGCAAAAAACGGTAAATTTTATTTTAATCTGAAAGCTTCCAACGGACAGGTTATTGGCAACAGTGAAATGTACGAGACCGAAGCTTCGAGGGAAAACGGCATTAAATCGGTAAAAACCAACGCTCCCGATGCGCAGGTAGACGATCAGACGCTTTCCTGAGGTTCTGCAACGTAAATAGAAACTCCCCTAAACTATCTTCTGAATAGAATAGGGGAGTTTTTATTGTTGTCCTACCAGGACATCAAGTTTTTTGCCTATTTTTTGCTATTTTGATAAAATGAGAATATTGAAATAGACAGATAAACAGAACTATATATAACCTATATGATTAAGAACTGTAAGATTTGATAAGGTGAAATAAAGTTAAATTCTTACCAAAATTCTTACTTTTCTCAATTATTCTTACCATTATTCTTACCAAGATTCTTACCTTTGAGAAAGTGTTTAATCAATCAATTTCACAATGGCAAAAATCAGATTTTATTTAACCAACAAAAGGGCAAAAGGTGAAACGAAACTGTATTGTTTCATCAATTACGGATTGTATGTTGAGGAGAAAGGTAAAAAGAAATATTTACCGTTGAAATACACAACGCCGTTTCAGGTATTACCGGCACTATGGAACGCCGAGAATAATCGCGCGAAAGAAACTATTAAATGGGCGGATGCCGATAAATTCGAAATCAGTCAATCGGCGGTCGATGAGTCGGCACGAGAGAACCGGAACAAGTTTAATGACTCACTCGCGGTTTTAGAACTGAACGTGAACCGGATCATTTCAAAACTAACTGTAAACAACCGATTGCCACGCCACGAACAAGTAAAAAAAGAATTGGATAAAATTTATTATCCTGATAAGGTAATAGCCAATGTAACCGAAATAGATTATCAATCCTTTGACCTGATCCAATTCATTGATCATTTAATCAGGAGTAAATCAGACCTGAAACTTACAACGATAAAAAGTTATTTGGTAGTAAGAAAGAACCTACAAGAGTATCAGAAAAAACACAAGGGAT
This portion of the Petrimonas sulfuriphila genome encodes:
- a CDS encoding YegP family protein; translation: MGKFVITTRKSGEFQFNLKAGNGQVILSSEGYSTKTACLNGVESVKKNSQEDARFEKNVAKNGKFYFNLKASNGQVIGNSEMYETEASRENGIKSVKTNAPDAQVDDQTLS